A part of Maniola hyperantus chromosome 14, iAphHyp1.2, whole genome shotgun sequence genomic DNA contains:
- the l(2)k01209 gene encoding uridine-cytidine kinase-like 1 isoform X1, which translates to MSGKLNKFETPSSASSDSDSELALELSEQVFLDEDDYTRAPASPTTVPNVRPYRPPSTGSNIMKSPRARRVRTTSMSQSNKRTTAESILHADRRTIYTAGRPPWYNCTGGQEVEPFVIGICGASASGKTTVAAKIIESLNIPWVTIVSMDSFYKVLNEKQHHLATRNEYNFDHPDAFDIELLISVLQRLKEGKKVEVPIYNYVTHSRENRTKTMYGANVIIFEGILAFYNTEVVKLLDMKVFVDTDADIRLARRLRRDIVQRGRDLEGVLKQYMTHVKPAYQSYIAPSMAHADIIVPRGGENKVAISLIVQHVHKQLQLRGFKVREKLAIAHIGQPVPDSLFVLKDTPQVQGLHTFIRNKDTPRDEFIFYSKRLMRLVIEFALSLLPYSEHSVDTPQGFTYTGRKCNVEKICGVSILRAGETMEQAVCDVCKDIRIGKILIQTNQQTDEPELYYLRLPKDIKDYRVILMDATVATGAAAIMAIRVLLDHDVPEENISLVSLLMAEIGVHSIAYAFPKVKIVTSALDPEINEKFYVLPGIGNFGDRYFGTEPSDDE; encoded by the exons ATGTCTGGAAAGCTGAACAAATTCGAGACACCCAGCTCGGCAAGCTCAGATAG TGACTCAGAACTGGCCCTAGAACTAAGCGAGCAAGTTTTCCTGGATGAGGATGACTACACGCGCGCCCCAGCTTCGCCCACCACAGTTCCTAATGTCAGGCCCTACCGCCCGCCCTCCACAG GTTCAAACATCATGAAGTCGCCTCGAGCGCGCCGTGTTCGAACGACGTCCATGTCGCAGTCCAACAAGCGCACAACCGCAGAGAGCATACTGCACGCGGACAGACGGACCATATACACCGCCGGCAGGCCGCCCTGGTACAACTGCACCGGCGGACAGGAGGTCGAGCCTTTTGTTATTG GTATATGTGGTGCGAGCGCGTCCGGCAAGACAACTGTTGCGGCAAAAATCATAGAATCTCTCAACATACCCTGGGTCACCATAGTCAGTATGGACTCATTTTATAAG GTGTTAAACGAGAAACAACACCACCTGGCGACGCGCAACGAATACAACTTCGATCACCCGGACGCGTTCGACATCGAGCTGCTCATCTCCGTGCTGCAGCGGCTCAAAGAGGGCAAGAAGGTGGAGGTTCCCATCTACAACTATGTCACGCATTCCAGGGAAAACCGCACC AAAACGATGTACGGCGCAAACGTGATAATCTTCGAAGGTATACTGGCGTTCTACAACACCGAAGTGGTGAAGCTACTCGACATGAAAGTGTTCGTCGACACTGACGCTGACATCCGACTTGCCAGACGACTGAGAAG GGACATCGTGCAACGCGGTCGCGACTTGGAGGGCGTGTTAAAGCAGTACATGACGCACGTCAAGCCGGCATACCAGAG ctacaTAGCGCCCAGTATGGCGCACGCGGACATTATCGTGCCTCGCGGCGGAGAAAACAAAGTCGCGATATCGCTCATTGTTCAACACGTGCACAAACAACTGCAGCTG CGTGGTTTCAAAGTGCGGGAAAAGCTAGCCATCGCCCACATCGGGCAGCCCGTGCCTGACTCATTGTTCGTGCTTAAGGATACGCCACAA GTACAAGGTCTCCACACATTCATCCGAAACAAAGACACGCCGCGAGACGAGTTTATATTCTACTCCAAGCGGCTGATGCGGCTCGTCATAGAGTTTGCTCTGTCCTTGCTGCCATACTCTGAACACTCTGTGGACACTCCTCAGGGCTTCACTTACACGG GTCGTAAATGCAACGTGGAGAAGATCTGCGGTGTGTCCATACTGCGCGCGGGGGAAACCATGGAGCAAGCGGTCTGCGACGTTTGTAAAGACATACGCATCGGCAAGATACTCATACAGACCAACCAGCAGACTGACGAACCAgag CTCTACTACTTACGTCTGCCCAAGGACATCAAAGACTACCGGGTCATCTTAATGGACGCCACAGTGGCCACGGGCGCGGCGGCCATCATGGCCATCCGCGTTTTATTGGACCACGATGTGCCCGAAGAGAACATCAGTCTCGTGTCTTTACTTATGGCGGAGATCGGTGTGCACTCCATAGCCTACGCTTTTCCCAAG GTCAagatagtgacgtcagcactagatccAGAAATCAACGAAAAATTCTACGTTCTGCCTGGAATAGGCAATTTCGGTGACCGGTACTTTGGCACCGAGCCGAGTGACGACGAGTGA
- the l(2)k01209 gene encoding uridine-cytidine kinase-like 1 isoform X2 codes for MAHGSVIFANPDSELALELSEQVFLDEDDYTRAPASPTTVPNVRPYRPPSTGSNIMKSPRARRVRTTSMSQSNKRTTAESILHADRRTIYTAGRPPWYNCTGGQEVEPFVIGICGASASGKTTVAAKIIESLNIPWVTIVSMDSFYKVLNEKQHHLATRNEYNFDHPDAFDIELLISVLQRLKEGKKVEVPIYNYVTHSRENRTKTMYGANVIIFEGILAFYNTEVVKLLDMKVFVDTDADIRLARRLRRDIVQRGRDLEGVLKQYMTHVKPAYQSYIAPSMAHADIIVPRGGENKVAISLIVQHVHKQLQLRGFKVREKLAIAHIGQPVPDSLFVLKDTPQVQGLHTFIRNKDTPRDEFIFYSKRLMRLVIEFALSLLPYSEHSVDTPQGFTYTGRKCNVEKICGVSILRAGETMEQAVCDVCKDIRIGKILIQTNQQTDEPELYYLRLPKDIKDYRVILMDATVATGAAAIMAIRVLLDHDVPEENISLVSLLMAEIGVHSIAYAFPKVKIVTSALDPEINEKFYVLPGIGNFGDRYFGTEPSDDE; via the exons atggCACACGGTTCTGTAATCTTCGCGAATCC TGACTCAGAACTGGCCCTAGAACTAAGCGAGCAAGTTTTCCTGGATGAGGATGACTACACGCGCGCCCCAGCTTCGCCCACCACAGTTCCTAATGTCAGGCCCTACCGCCCGCCCTCCACAG GTTCAAACATCATGAAGTCGCCTCGAGCGCGCCGTGTTCGAACGACGTCCATGTCGCAGTCCAACAAGCGCACAACCGCAGAGAGCATACTGCACGCGGACAGACGGACCATATACACCGCCGGCAGGCCGCCCTGGTACAACTGCACCGGCGGACAGGAGGTCGAGCCTTTTGTTATTG GTATATGTGGTGCGAGCGCGTCCGGCAAGACAACTGTTGCGGCAAAAATCATAGAATCTCTCAACATACCCTGGGTCACCATAGTCAGTATGGACTCATTTTATAAG GTGTTAAACGAGAAACAACACCACCTGGCGACGCGCAACGAATACAACTTCGATCACCCGGACGCGTTCGACATCGAGCTGCTCATCTCCGTGCTGCAGCGGCTCAAAGAGGGCAAGAAGGTGGAGGTTCCCATCTACAACTATGTCACGCATTCCAGGGAAAACCGCACC AAAACGATGTACGGCGCAAACGTGATAATCTTCGAAGGTATACTGGCGTTCTACAACACCGAAGTGGTGAAGCTACTCGACATGAAAGTGTTCGTCGACACTGACGCTGACATCCGACTTGCCAGACGACTGAGAAG GGACATCGTGCAACGCGGTCGCGACTTGGAGGGCGTGTTAAAGCAGTACATGACGCACGTCAAGCCGGCATACCAGAG ctacaTAGCGCCCAGTATGGCGCACGCGGACATTATCGTGCCTCGCGGCGGAGAAAACAAAGTCGCGATATCGCTCATTGTTCAACACGTGCACAAACAACTGCAGCTG CGTGGTTTCAAAGTGCGGGAAAAGCTAGCCATCGCCCACATCGGGCAGCCCGTGCCTGACTCATTGTTCGTGCTTAAGGATACGCCACAA GTACAAGGTCTCCACACATTCATCCGAAACAAAGACACGCCGCGAGACGAGTTTATATTCTACTCCAAGCGGCTGATGCGGCTCGTCATAGAGTTTGCTCTGTCCTTGCTGCCATACTCTGAACACTCTGTGGACACTCCTCAGGGCTTCACTTACACGG GTCGTAAATGCAACGTGGAGAAGATCTGCGGTGTGTCCATACTGCGCGCGGGGGAAACCATGGAGCAAGCGGTCTGCGACGTTTGTAAAGACATACGCATCGGCAAGATACTCATACAGACCAACCAGCAGACTGACGAACCAgag CTCTACTACTTACGTCTGCCCAAGGACATCAAAGACTACCGGGTCATCTTAATGGACGCCACAGTGGCCACGGGCGCGGCGGCCATCATGGCCATCCGCGTTTTATTGGACCACGATGTGCCCGAAGAGAACATCAGTCTCGTGTCTTTACTTATGGCGGAGATCGGTGTGCACTCCATAGCCTACGCTTTTCCCAAG GTCAagatagtgacgtcagcactagatccAGAAATCAACGAAAAATTCTACGTTCTGCCTGGAATAGGCAATTTCGGTGACCGGTACTTTGGCACCGAGCCGAGTGACGACGAGTGA
- the l(2)k01209 gene encoding uridine-cytidine kinase-like 1 isoform X3 produces MKSPRARRVRTTSMSQSNKRTTAESILHADRRTIYTAGRPPWYNCTGGQEVEPFVIGICGASASGKTTVAAKIIESLNIPWVTIVSMDSFYKVLNEKQHHLATRNEYNFDHPDAFDIELLISVLQRLKEGKKVEVPIYNYVTHSRENRTKTMYGANVIIFEGILAFYNTEVVKLLDMKVFVDTDADIRLARRLRRDIVQRGRDLEGVLKQYMTHVKPAYQSYIAPSMAHADIIVPRGGENKVAISLIVQHVHKQLQLRGFKVREKLAIAHIGQPVPDSLFVLKDTPQVQGLHTFIRNKDTPRDEFIFYSKRLMRLVIEFALSLLPYSEHSVDTPQGFTYTGRKCNVEKICGVSILRAGETMEQAVCDVCKDIRIGKILIQTNQQTDEPELYYLRLPKDIKDYRVILMDATVATGAAAIMAIRVLLDHDVPEENISLVSLLMAEIGVHSIAYAFPKVKIVTSALDPEINEKFYVLPGIGNFGDRYFGTEPSDDE; encoded by the exons ATGAAGTCGCCTCGAGCGCGCCGTGTTCGAACGACGTCCATGTCGCAGTCCAACAAGCGCACAACCGCAGAGAGCATACTGCACGCGGACAGACGGACCATATACACCGCCGGCAGGCCGCCCTGGTACAACTGCACCGGCGGACAGGAGGTCGAGCCTTTTGTTATTG GTATATGTGGTGCGAGCGCGTCCGGCAAGACAACTGTTGCGGCAAAAATCATAGAATCTCTCAACATACCCTGGGTCACCATAGTCAGTATGGACTCATTTTATAAG GTGTTAAACGAGAAACAACACCACCTGGCGACGCGCAACGAATACAACTTCGATCACCCGGACGCGTTCGACATCGAGCTGCTCATCTCCGTGCTGCAGCGGCTCAAAGAGGGCAAGAAGGTGGAGGTTCCCATCTACAACTATGTCACGCATTCCAGGGAAAACCGCACC AAAACGATGTACGGCGCAAACGTGATAATCTTCGAAGGTATACTGGCGTTCTACAACACCGAAGTGGTGAAGCTACTCGACATGAAAGTGTTCGTCGACACTGACGCTGACATCCGACTTGCCAGACGACTGAGAAG GGACATCGTGCAACGCGGTCGCGACTTGGAGGGCGTGTTAAAGCAGTACATGACGCACGTCAAGCCGGCATACCAGAG ctacaTAGCGCCCAGTATGGCGCACGCGGACATTATCGTGCCTCGCGGCGGAGAAAACAAAGTCGCGATATCGCTCATTGTTCAACACGTGCACAAACAACTGCAGCTG CGTGGTTTCAAAGTGCGGGAAAAGCTAGCCATCGCCCACATCGGGCAGCCCGTGCCTGACTCATTGTTCGTGCTTAAGGATACGCCACAA GTACAAGGTCTCCACACATTCATCCGAAACAAAGACACGCCGCGAGACGAGTTTATATTCTACTCCAAGCGGCTGATGCGGCTCGTCATAGAGTTTGCTCTGTCCTTGCTGCCATACTCTGAACACTCTGTGGACACTCCTCAGGGCTTCACTTACACGG GTCGTAAATGCAACGTGGAGAAGATCTGCGGTGTGTCCATACTGCGCGCGGGGGAAACCATGGAGCAAGCGGTCTGCGACGTTTGTAAAGACATACGCATCGGCAAGATACTCATACAGACCAACCAGCAGACTGACGAACCAgag CTCTACTACTTACGTCTGCCCAAGGACATCAAAGACTACCGGGTCATCTTAATGGACGCCACAGTGGCCACGGGCGCGGCGGCCATCATGGCCATCCGCGTTTTATTGGACCACGATGTGCCCGAAGAGAACATCAGTCTCGTGTCTTTACTTATGGCGGAGATCGGTGTGCACTCCATAGCCTACGCTTTTCCCAAG GTCAagatagtgacgtcagcactagatccAGAAATCAACGAAAAATTCTACGTTCTGCCTGGAATAGGCAATTTCGGTGACCGGTACTTTGGCACCGAGCCGAGTGACGACGAGTGA